From Vitis vinifera cultivar Pinot Noir 40024 chromosome 3, ASM3070453v1, the proteins below share one genomic window:
- the LOC100257670 gene encoding probable E3 ubiquitin-protein ligase ZFP1, with translation MFSAPENSSHFDAPHLPQHYDGSAMFYGIRLHHPLPSLDIAVAPRSNIHDRKNAQGILGNFHYFNGFASSSSSAPPFNTRHLEFGVPVMDSASLAFAQPQYRGNNAPSIMEVGSHRSVRNRSGAVGPDSVLAHNHYHLVQGNHIGHPFQPSGNPWVDQQSGNNGSGGGTLAWNHGLALPYLHGSNISGGSREAGNVGIQGYHDTSSGRSSTDYLQPPVLHRHHNLHYPPPPPPPPMQGARRHFHPQVVASSYRLATISSRSPEPPQVGAEAGHRHPGPVPPTWIRIDRSHQGGVAPEATSRHGNLPYLRTLPEEEVAILDLSASYQVGEVGTGLSEESITNCLKTRTYISSTCLNLEEGASMDQEKDSCIICQEEYENEEKIGFLDCGHEYHADCLKKWVLVKNVCPLCRAPAMTPKKEDV, from the coding sequence ATGTTTTCAGCTCCAGAGAATTCAAGTCATTTTGATGCGCCTCATTTACCTCAGCATTATGATGGCTCTGCTATGTTCTATGGGATTCGCCTTCATCATCCACTCCCAAGTCTTGATATAGCTGTTGCTCCTCGATCCAACATTCATGATCGAAAGAATGCTCAAGGCATCCTGGggaattttcactattttaatgGCTTTGCAAGCTCTAGTTCTTCGGCTCCCCCTTTCAATACAAGGCATCTTGAATTCGGGGTTCCCGTGATGGATTCTGCATCTTTGGCCTTTGCCCAGCCGCAGTACAGAGGGAATAATGCTCCTTCAATCATGGAAGTAGGATCTCACAGAAGTGTGAGGAACAGATCAGGTGCTGTTGGGCCGGATTCTGTTCTGGCACATAATCATTACCATTTGGTGCAAGGAAACCATATTGGCCATCCTTTTCAGCCTTCTGGCAATCCCTGGGTTGACCAACAATCAGGCAATAATGGTAGTGGTGGGGGAACTTTGGCCTGGAATCATGGACTTGCTTTACCTTATTTGCATGGGAGCAATATCAGTGGAGGTTCTAGAGAGGCTGGGAATGTGGGTATACAGGGATATCATGATACATCTAGTGGCAGAAGTTCCACAGATTACCTTCAACCTCCTGTCCTTCACCGGCACCATAATCTTCATtatccaccaccaccaccaccaccacctatGCAAGGAGCAAGAAGACATTTCCACCCTCAAGTAGTGGCATCTTCTTATAGACTTGCCACGATTAGTTCACGTAGTCCTGAGCCTCCTCAGGTTGGTGCAGAGGCAGGGCACAGGCATCCAGGACCTGTTCCACCTACTTGGATCAGGATAGATCGATCTCATCAAGGGGGAGTCGCACCTGAGGCAACATCGAGACATGGTAATCTGCCTTACTTGAGAAcgctcccagaagaagaagttgCCATACTAGATCTTTCAGCATCTTATCAAGTAGGGGAAGTAGGCACAGGGCTTTCAGAGGAATCCATTACAAATTGTCTAAAAACTAGAACTTATATATCTTCAACTTGTCTGAATCTGGAAGAGGGTGCAAGTATGGATCAGGAAAAGGATTCTTGCATTATATGCCAGGAGGAGTATGAGAATGAAGAGAAGATTGGATTTCTTGATTGTGGGCATGAGTACCATGCAGATTGCTTGAAGAAGTGGGTGCTGGTGAAGAATGTGTGCCCCCTCTGCAGAGCCCCAGCAATGACCCCAAAAAAGGAGGATGTATAG